The nucleotide sequence TATATCGAGCACTTCCTGAAGGTCAGATGGGAATTCTTCATTTGTTTCTTCCGGTTCAGAAACGACTTCTGCCTTGTATGTGACATGCTCAGTTCCTTTTTTCTTATGCAAGAGGGAATATGCACCGATCACTAGCAATGCAAACAATATGAAAACCATAGAATAGGTGCTGATAGATGACTGGTTACTTTTTTCGGAATCCACTGACCTTTCTTCAACAGGAGCGATCTCAGCAAGATCGGCTTCAGTTATCAGTCCCTCGGAGTAGGCAGGGTAAAGCAGGAGATCAATGATGTAGTTACCATCATCTGTGATGACAATATCTTCTTCTGCAATATAGACAAGAGTGTCATTCTGGTAATATTTAGCCGTGATTGTATAGCTGCCTGGATTAAGGTCAAATGAATATGTTCCGTATTTTGCCACAAAGGATTGTGGAGGGGTTGAATTGACCTCTATTATGGTATTCTCCAGAGGTTCAAACGTGTTCCACTCATATGTTGCTCCATGAACGGTAGCTGAGCTGTTTGTAGTTGCCATTCCTGTTGGTAGCATGCTGATCAGGATAAAAAGTAGCAATATTGACTGTCTGGTTTTCATGTTAATAGCTGTTGTAATTATATTTTACCTAAAGTGGTCATCCATTGTCCCTGTTCAGTCTGGCCATTCATTGTACTAAAGTTGTAGGTTCCATTTCCAGACATCATTATTTCTCCCTTACCGGATGAAGTGAATGATATGTTACTTCCTTTTACCATAACTGCCAGGCTGGAACCAGATATGTTTGCATATCCATAAAATCCTCTGTACAAGGATACATTATATCCTTCTCGAAGAATAGTTGAACTTTCATGATCTCCGTCGGTAACTATCTTCATATCACCTTTGTAATCGGATAAAGCTATCATTCCTTCTTCGGCATATAAGCTAATACTAAGTTCACCAGAAAGTATTGCTGTTCCGTTCCCGTTAGCAGAGATATTATCTGTAAGGTCAAGCTTTACAGACCCAGGGTTTATGAGCTTCAGTTCCTCAAATATTTCTTTTAATATCCTGTTTGCTTCGTTTAATTCCTGCAAGGACTGAGTAAGATAGTACCTCTTATTGATCTGAGTTATTGGTTCTGTCTCATATGCAAGTTTTTGGTTTTCTCTTGCTCTTTCGATGGCCTGATCATAGCTTTCAAGCAGATCTTTAAGCTTTTCAACGCCTTCACCACTTGCTTCCAGTCTATTTATTCTCTCTTCAACTTGAAGAGCTGTGATCTCTGATCTCGTGATCATGTCCTCTATGAAGATTTCCGGGTTCTTTCTCAAAGGATCGGTTTCGTTTTTGGGAGGAAAATTGTTGTTGTCGTGGTGGAATCCAAACCTATCATTAAGCCCTAGTAATTTCAGAGGCGAATCTTTGAGACTGTTCCAAGGAGTAATATTTTTTTCCTGATGATCTGTAGTTTTCTGGTCGACACATCCTGATATGAAAAGCGTGAGTATAAAGAGTGCAATTAATGCTAAATATGCTTCTTTTTTCATATTCGTTTAGATCTCCTTATGCTGGATGGTTTGTCGATAACTTGCAGATACATTGGTTTTCATACAACGGATATATGTTTATTGATTGAATAACCGAGCTTTTTATCACTTGTTATCAGCTACTTGTTGTCGACTTAAATATATATGCATACTTTACATGAATGAAAAAAACAGGATGATTTATTTTGTATATAGATGTGTGATCATTAATTCTTTTCTTTATAATACTTTATTATTACTCTAAAATTAAAATTGGTGCTATTTATTCTTTTAAAATCATTTTAAGGTTGAAATATTATGTTATTTGTAATTTCCTTAATATTACTTCTATTTTCACTAATTTAAACATTATAAATTCAAACTTAAATTTGGTCAAATATTTTGTCGCTTAGGCTTTAAGTGTATATATTATTCGAATCTTAATTTAATATCTCTATTGTAGAAATTTAAGTATTAGCTGCTATTAAAATGCTTCATTTAATCTTTAGACTTGTTTTATGCACTAAATAAAGAAAGTATGCTTATATTTAACCCTGCCAATGTCGCAATTGCAGGCTACCAGTAATATACTGGTGCTCAAGGAGTGATAGTATGGCAAAAAAACTGCTAAAATTGTTCTCCTGTCTTGCGGTCATGTTGATGGTGGTAAGCATTATACCATCGGGTGCACTTGCTGCAGAAGAAGATGTGAATTTAAAATTTGAAAAGATGAACAGATCAGATTCTGGAATGGATATCAATGACAAAGTGAACCAGGAAATGCCTGAATTCGAGACAGAAGAAGAGATGTTCGTATATATGCAGAATGATCTGTTCGAATTCATCGATGAGCAGATTGCAGGTCTTGAAAATAAAAAAGAGAATCTCGATGAGATTGACAATGAAAAAATAACTGCTGAGCTTATCAATGAGCAGATTGAAATTCTCGATAATGCAAAAGAAGAGGCTGGAAACGCAGAGTCTCTGGAAGATCTTGATGAAATAAGGAAGTCAATTATGACATCTCGGATGTATGAAAATGATTTTTCGGAGTCTGGAACGATGGACAGATCAGGTTCTGGAATCGATATCGATAACAATATGAGAACAGAAAGGCCTGAAATCGAGACTGATGAAGGAACATTCGAATCCATCATGAATCGTGTTTTTGGATTCTTCGATAAGTGGATCTAAGAGTGTTAAAGCGCAGAATTCCAAAGATGATAAAAACCCAACGGTTGTGAGTTAATGACACTGTTCTCAGAAGAAGTTGTAATAGTAGCTTTGGCAATCCTGTTCATCACTGTTATTGTGATCGTCATATCTCATTGGGTGTATCGTGCACAAACAGCACTTGAAGAAGGTCGTATCAGGACTGAAGTCCTGAAAGATCTTCCTCCGGATCATAATGAGTGTGGGAAGGAAATTAAGCTACCAGATACAGATGGGATTAATAAGCACAATTGATCCCATATTTTTTTTATCGAATATTCACTCTTCTAATTTGGTTATCTTGCAATTGCCTCTCAGCAAATACAAATAATGTTTTAATGTTATTCTTAAATTTGATATGCTACAAGATTTTCAGATGTCTGTCATGCAATTAAGTAATTGTTTCTATCTACTTAATTTCCATGTTCATTTATTAGAAATCTCTCTCTGCGAAAGATATGGTTGGTATTCAAACTTCACATTACGATTTTGATGAATAATGGGTATGATTTATCGCCAACATAGATGGTCGGAACGATACTTTCAATCTTGAAAAAATATAGCGTAGTCTCTGTACGAAGAAATATAAAACTTAACTGAAGAAAGTGGAATTAAAAATATTGATACACAATCTTGATGGATATATCAAGATTGTGTATTTAGTTTGATTAAGGGTTTCTACCGAGCCGTACTAACAAAAGAGTAACCATTTCGACAGTCTCGCCAAAATCTGTGGAGTTTGGATTCGGAATTATAACGTCTATGTTTACGTCATCAACATCTACATTTATGTCAGTAGCATCCGCATTTGCGGATGCAGATGAAGATGTGATTGTGCATGTTAATATTATTAGCAACATCACGATACTTCTTATGCCATTCATTTCAATTTGATCTCCATTCAATAGGTTTGCATTTTAGTGGTGCCACCACCTTGAAAGAGGGGATTGTGGTAGCAATCCATCAATTAGTTATTTTGAATATAAGCATACTTTATTTTCAAAGAGCAAATGAGATAGTAATGCAATAAATAAAGCATTTTAATGCTTAACAACTCTTAAAAATCTCTTTTAATTCATTTGAATGTAAATTAAAGCATTAAATTGCTTTAATTGAATAATGAATTATTCAAAATAAGAATAATCTCGTTTTTGATGATAGTGATATAATGATCTTGTGTGGGAATTTGTGACGTCGTACTTCGATTTTGTTTTCCTGATTTCCTCGAATACGCTTTGCAATATTTGCCGCAATACTAACTACAATATATCACCCCTATCATTGTTAGGCATACCAAACAATACTAGGAATGATGAAATATGTTTTCAAGCTTTATGATAACATTCAGGGAAGGTCTTGAAGCCTTTCTGATCGTGGGGATCATCCTCGCGTATCTTGTACAGACAAGACGAACGGAACTGAACAGGTACGTCTATAGTGGTACGGGACTTGCTATCGTTGGAAGCCTGATCGCTGCAGTTGTCTTCAACCTTCTTGCGATACAATTCGAAGGGCGTAACGAGGAGCTCTTTGAAGGAATTGTGATGCTGGTAGCAGCAGTTATCCTGACATCCATGATAATCTGGATGGCACGTGAGAATAATAACATCTCGTCAACGATAAAGGAGCAGGTCGAAGGAAAGAAAGCCTACGGACTCTTTGCACTGGCATTCCTCTCTGTACTGAGGGAAGGTATCGAGACCGTACTCTTCCTTGGGGCAGCTGCAATGAACAATGAGACCAATGCTGTGCTCTATGGAGGACTTGCAGGTCTTTCTGTATCCATTGTGGTCGCATACCTGGTATTCAGATACTCTTCACACACGAACCTGAATAACTTCTTCAAGATCACCAGTATCTTCCTGATCCTCTTTGCAGCAGGACTGGCAGCACATGGTGTACACGAACTTCAGGAGGCAGGCGTAGTTCCGATCATTGTAGAACATGTCTGGGATATCAATCACGTCATCGATGAGAAAGGAACCTTTGGTTCTATCATGAAATCCCTGTTAGGATACAATGGAAATCCGTCACTGATAGAAGTGCTGAGCTATGCCGGATACTATGTCGTAATAGGCATAGGGCTGAGGGTGCCTGGAAGGCGAAATAAGGTCGCTATAACTGCCTGATCATATCGGGGCCAGAGATCCATAACTGCTACCATCGATAAGAATGGTGGCAGTTTTTTTGTTCATCATCTATCTCTTTTGAGTTAACCATGTCATTTGATCTTGATTTACGAATTGTTGGCATTTATCTTTAAGCGGTTGTGATATTTTTTGGCACAATCCTTATATACGAATGAGTACATGTGTAACATATAGGCTACATATACAAACTATAGTTACATAGTTTGAAGCGAACAAAGGATGTGAGCAAAATGAGAAAAATAACAAACATGCTTTTGATAGGTGCTATATTTCTTGCCGGTGCAGGAATGATCACACTGACGATGCAAACTGATACTGTTCAGGCTGCTTATGGTTCAGGCCCGGGATCAGGATGGGGTGGATGCCCTGCATATGGTTCAGGATATTCGGGCTATTCCGGATATAACATGGCAAATTCCTATTCCGGTAGTTATGAACTGACCGTTGAAAGCATTGAGGATGCACTAGACATAGCTCAGCAAGAGATCGATGCCGATGTGAAAGAGGAGAACATCTACCAGATGGGCAGATGGTGGGTTGTGTATCATACCAACGATGATGGCATTGTAACACGCAGCTACATCGATGCATTTAGTGGTGATGTTCTGGACACTACCAGTCAGACATACGACTATGCGAATACAGGACGTGGATACAGCATGATGTACGGTTCTGGCTCTGGCTCCGGATCGGGTTATGGATATGCGATGGGTCATGGCAGGATGTACCGTTACTGATAAATGAATTATGTGGATTCCCTGCCATTTATTTTTGAATTGTACCTCCACTCCCCATTATGGCAGGGATCATCCACTGACCTCTATGAAGAGTCTGATCTTAGCATGAAGGTGATAATATGATGGGCTATGGAATGTATGGTGACTATGGGTTATTTGGAGGTTTCGGAGGTTTTAACATGATATTTAGCTTGCTTATACTGATAGTTCTTATCTGGTTAGTTTCTTCTTATTTCAGCAATAAGTCATGCATTTTCAATAATGGATCGTG is from Methanococcoides sp. AM1 and encodes:
- a CDS encoding winged helix-turn-helix transcriptional regulator, producing MATTNSSATVHGATYEWNTFEPLENTIIEVNSTPPQSFVAKYGTYSFDLNPGSYTITAKYYQNDTLVYIAEEDIVITDDGNYIIDLLLYPAYSEGLITEADLAEIAPVEERSVDSEKSNQSSISTYSMVFILFALLVIGAYSLLHKKKGTEHVTYKAEVVSEPEETNEEFPSDLQEVLDIIIANGGRITQKELRSKIKYSEGKVSLMLSELEVKGYVEKFRKGRGNVIILKERK
- a CDS encoding FTR1 family protein, with translation MFSSFMITFREGLEAFLIVGIILAYLVQTRRTELNRYVYSGTGLAIVGSLIAAVVFNLLAIQFEGRNEELFEGIVMLVAAVILTSMIIWMARENNNISSTIKEQVEGKKAYGLFALAFLSVLREGIETVLFLGAAAMNNETNAVLYGGLAGLSVSIVVAYLVFRYSSHTNLNNFFKITSIFLILFAAGLAAHGVHELQEAGVVPIIVEHVWDINHVIDEKGTFGSIMKSLLGYNGNPSLIEVLSYAGYYVVIGIGLRVPGRRNKVAITA
- a CDS encoding PepSY domain-containing protein, which produces MRKITNMLLIGAIFLAGAGMITLTMQTDTVQAAYGSGPGSGWGGCPAYGSGYSGYSGYNMANSYSGSYELTVESIEDALDIAQQEIDADVKEENIYQMGRWWVVYHTNDDGIVTRSYIDAFSGDVLDTTSQTYDYANTGRGYSMMYGSGSGSGSGYGYAMGHGRMYRY